ACGTTGATTCCTAGTTAGTCGCCAACAAGATTAATGGTACTTTTGATGCTCACGACGAAGGAATGCAGGCGTACCTAGCCTTAGCGTGCTCCCTGATCAGCGAATTTGACGATTTTTAAACAAGTCAGATACCTCGAAGCCAGAATAAACAAGAGGATGTGTTAAACAAACTGGTAGCGCTGACGTTTAATCATCTTGAAAAGAAAGTTTTGGTTGAGCAAGTTTTCAAGAAATCCATCGAACCTAATCAACTAGCCGCTGTCGTAGAAGAAGCCGAGCATTGCTCGATGACCAATATAATTGAATTTCTAAAGACGGGGTCACTACCCGAAGATGACAAAGAAGCCAAAAAAGATAAGAGTCAAAGCTCCGTGTACAAACTGCGCGATGACGTCCTATATAGAAAGTCATACCTTGGACCAAGCTTTCACTGCGTTGGACCCAAGCAAGCTGAGAAAATCATAGATGAAGTTCATGCGAGAGCCTGCGCTCTGCACTCTGGTTTCAGGACTGTGGTGGAAAAAATTAAAAGATTGGGTTATTACTGGTCAGGCATGTACAATGATGCGGCGAAAAGAATAAGAGTATGTCAAGAATGCCAACTACACACGCCCATCAGCAAAGCTTCGCGTCACCCAATGATACCTATAACATCACCATGTTCTTTCTATAAATGGACTATTGACGTAGTGGGACCATTCCATGTCGGATCAGGAAGCGCTGATTACTTGGTAGTTGCGATTGACTTCTTCACCAAATGGGTAGCTAAACAAAATCACAAGTAAGAAGGTGATGGATTTTTTCTGGGAAAGTATTGTTTGCAGGTTTGGCATCCCAAATGAAATAGTAAGCGATAATGGACGCAATTTGAGGGCGAAACTTTTCGCAGTTGGTGTCAAGGGCTGAACATAAAACAAAGCTTCACGTCCATCGCGCATCCTCAAGCCAATGAACAATGCAAAGTTACCGATAGAGACATAGTCCACGCAATCAAGGCAAGGTTAGGAAAACAGCATAGAGGATGGGTGAATCAGCTTCCTAAAGTCCTTTGGGCACATCGCATGATACTAAAAAATAGTACTGGAGAAACACCATTCAGTCTAGTATATGGCTCAAAAGCATTCTTTCCTGCAGAGGTAGCCATCCCCACAGAGCGAATGCTGTCGTTTAATCAGAACCAGATGTCTTCTCTAGCTCCCGTACGGCAAAATCCTGTTTGGCGACAGGCTAGCTTTATTAACTAGAGGGCGACGGATATTAGTTTGTCCTAGCCTCACCCGTGCATAACTAGAGATCTATAACTCATGACTATAAATGATAGGGTTGGTTGCCTTTAACCTCGatcctaagtgttggcgcacttagaaaACTATGAACACGCGCGACAAGTGTTGTGTTAATATGTATGTTGTGTGCACAACAATATGAGTAGAGACCAATACTGATAAGCCTCGAGTATAAAAATTGGATACTTCAACAAGTCCATAACGTAAAACGTGAAAAACACATTAGCGCAACATCGCACAACAAGTAAAATAACCAATATGGCTCCACACACGCCAAAACAATAGCATTAATATGAATATTGGTGAATAGGCTTATAATCATCATAAATTCATTAATTACATCGGAGGGGTTAAGTTACATATACAATTAAGGGAATGTTAATTCTTAAACTCTACAATTAACATAAGCGTAAATCACATCTCAACATGTATTAAATCTTACGCAGTCATCTTTGGATCGCACGAATACCTTTTTAGGCGAATGATCTCGAAATTCTCCAAAGACTTCGCCACCTCTTTGGCGGTCACTTTGGCACCGGGGGTAAAACGAGCCTCGATAGCAGCAGGAGGAGGCTTAGGAACAGGCATATGCTTCTTGATGAAGTTCCAATATCGGACGCGCTCAAGATCCAAAACAGTATTTCGACCTTCAGGTACTCCGCGAACGTTATCTCTAAACAAAAAAGAGACAGATATCAGTTTTTGGTCATTAAATAAGAAGAGTGAAAAAGCTAAGGGAAACTTACTAGCCTTTAAGATGTTGAATGAAAAAAGGGCGAGAGCCAGGAAAAGGCCAATGTATTGATACCCCACGAGCGTACAGGGAATTATTCTGGTGCGTGTGCATGTACAAGGACTGCCCCACGCACTTATCAGACATAGCGTTCTCCGCAGAACTTAA
This genomic stretch from Rutidosis leptorrhynchoides isolate AG116_Rl617_1_P2 chromosome 11, CSIRO_AGI_Rlap_v1, whole genome shotgun sequence harbors:
- the LOC139875873 gene encoding uncharacterized protein, yielding MGDRVGRTRDLLLRQKHSKRENISRLLNRNNFRYADCTYLEGHTTLTPELWELYTDGASGPKGPGAGLLLTGPNKEEHTYALRFNFKATNNEAKYEALLAGVRLAKEIGVKKLQVYVDSYQIPRSQNKQEDVLNKLVALTFNHLEKKVLVEQVFKKSIEPNQLAAVVEEAEHCSMTNIIEFLKTGSLPEDDKEAKKDKSQSSVYKLRDDVLYRKSYLGPSFHCVGPKQAEKIIDEVHARACALHSGFRTVVEKIKRLGYYWSGMYNDAAKRIRVCQECQLHTPISKASRHPMIPITSPCSFYKWTIDVVGPFHVGSGSADYLVVAIDFFTKWVAKQNHNWCQGLNIKQSFTSIAHPQANEQCKVTDRDIVHAIKARLGKQHRGWVNQLPKVLWAHRMILKNSTGETPFSLVYGSKAFFPAEVAIPTERMLSFNQNQMSSLAPVRQNPVWRQASFIN